A window of Raineyella sp. W15-4 contains these coding sequences:
- a CDS encoding ribose-phosphate diphosphokinase, producing MSGLKLPTEKHLMLFSGRAYPELAQEIARLMDTELVPTRHVTYANSEIYVQYLESVRGSDAFVIQSHAAPVNESLMEQLIMIDALKRASAKRITVVVPFYPYARQDKKHLGREPISARLVADLFRTAGADRIMSIDLHAAQIQGFFDGPVDHLWGLPVLAEYVKGKYDTDEMTVVSPDAGRVRLADMWTDRLGSRLAIIHKRRDPSIANTVAVHEVVGDVEGRVCLLVDDMIDTAGTICLAAEALKQRGAKKVIAATTHPVLSGPAAQRLNDSAFEEVIVCNTLPIRTEVPVDKLTVLSIAPMLAQAIHEVFEDGSVTKLFR from the coding sequence GTGAGTGGTTTGAAGCTGCCGACCGAGAAGCATCTGATGCTCTTCTCCGGCCGGGCCTATCCCGAGCTCGCACAGGAGATCGCCCGACTGATGGACACCGAGCTGGTGCCCACCCGGCATGTGACGTACGCCAACTCCGAGATCTACGTCCAGTACCTGGAGTCGGTCCGCGGCTCGGACGCCTTCGTGATCCAGTCCCACGCCGCGCCGGTGAACGAGTCGCTGATGGAGCAGCTCATCATGATCGACGCGCTCAAGCGGGCCTCCGCCAAGCGCATCACCGTGGTCGTGCCGTTCTACCCGTACGCCCGCCAGGACAAGAAGCATCTGGGTCGCGAGCCGATCTCGGCGCGGCTGGTCGCCGACCTGTTCCGGACCGCGGGTGCCGACCGGATCATGTCGATCGACCTGCATGCCGCGCAGATCCAGGGCTTCTTCGACGGCCCGGTCGACCACCTGTGGGGGCTGCCGGTGCTCGCCGAGTACGTCAAGGGGAAGTACGACACTGACGAGATGACGGTGGTGTCCCCCGATGCCGGTCGGGTGCGCCTGGCGGACATGTGGACCGATCGGCTCGGCAGCCGGCTGGCGATCATCCACAAGCGGCGTGATCCCAGCATCGCCAACACCGTGGCCGTGCACGAGGTGGTCGGTGACGTCGAGGGCCGGGTGTGCCTGCTGGTCGACGACATGATCGACACCGCCGGGACGATCTGTCTGGCCGCCGAGGCGCTGAAGCAGCGCGGCGCCAAGAAGGTGATCGCCGCCACCACCCACCCGGTGTTGTCCGGCCCGGCCGCCCAGCGGCTCAACGACTCGGCCTTCGAAGAGGTCATCGTCTGCAACACCCTGCCGATCCGCACCGAAGTACCGGTGGACAAGCTGACCGTGCTGTCCATCGCCCCGATGCTGGCCCAGGCCATCCACGAGGTGTTCGAGGACGGCTCGGTCACCAAGCTGTTCCGCTGA
- a CDS encoding DUF433 domain-containing protein, with protein sequence MDPSRITVDPAVMGGVPTVRGLRIPVSTVVAMVADGMSVAEIVADLPDLTAEDIAASLRFAADLVQERHIPVTPAA encoded by the coding sequence ATGGACCCATCCCGCATCACAGTGGACCCGGCGGTCATGGGCGGAGTGCCGACCGTCCGAGGCCTGCGCATTCCGGTGTCCACGGTGGTGGCGATGGTGGCCGACGGAATGAGCGTCGCGGAGATCGTCGCGGACCTGCCGGACCTGACCGCCGAGGACATTGCGGCGTCCCTGCGATTCGCCGCCGATCTCGTTCAGGAGCGGCACATACCCGTGACCCCAGCCGCATGA
- a CDS encoding LLM class flavin-dependent oxidoreductase, which yields MTASRQLHLNAFLYYAGHHEAAWRHPSSGADRLTDLDYWTELATTAERGLLDAIFLADAPVYDDRQVRFSALHALEPISLLSALATATRRIGLVATASTTYTEPYNLARQLSTLDHLSKGRAGWNIVTTAWPQAAGHFGRPEHPDPARRYARATEYVEAITQLWDSWDDAAFRADRPSGVYADISHIRPADFSGAEVSVSGALNLPRSPQGRPVYVQAGSSTTGRDFAARFAEVIFTAQQDQQQALAFAADVRSRAAGFGRDGRDIKVLPGLSPYIGDTAAAAREVARELHSHINRRYGEAYIAEYAQVDPQALAALEPDDRVPVEIFAVQGDESDNTVSRRTVLRDWIRATSPTLLELLGFFAGARGHLVVTGTPVQVADVIEQWFTSGAADGFNIMPPVHPDGLTDFVDKVVPILQERGLFRTAYTGSTLREHYGLARPEVHWHRAVPAALAAPGE from the coding sequence GTGACCGCCAGCCGCCAGCTCCACCTCAATGCGTTCCTCTACTACGCGGGCCACCATGAGGCCGCGTGGCGCCACCCGTCCTCGGGGGCGGATCGCCTGACCGACCTCGACTACTGGACCGAGCTGGCGACGACCGCGGAGCGGGGTCTGCTGGACGCGATCTTCCTGGCCGATGCGCCCGTCTACGACGACCGGCAGGTCCGGTTCAGCGCGCTGCACGCCCTGGAGCCGATCTCGCTGCTGTCGGCGCTGGCCACCGCGACCCGTCGCATCGGCTTGGTCGCGACGGCGTCCACGACCTACACCGAGCCGTACAACCTGGCCCGTCAGCTGTCGACCCTGGATCACCTGTCGAAGGGACGTGCGGGCTGGAACATCGTCACCACCGCCTGGCCCCAGGCCGCCGGCCACTTCGGCCGACCCGAGCACCCCGATCCGGCCCGGCGGTATGCGCGGGCCACCGAGTACGTCGAGGCGATCACCCAGCTGTGGGACAGCTGGGACGACGCGGCGTTCCGGGCGGACCGGCCGAGTGGTGTCTACGCCGACATCAGCCACATCCGACCGGCCGACTTCTCCGGTGCGGAGGTCAGCGTGTCTGGGGCGCTCAATCTGCCCCGATCCCCACAGGGGCGCCCGGTCTACGTGCAAGCCGGCTCCTCCACCACCGGCCGGGACTTCGCCGCCCGTTTCGCCGAGGTGATCTTCACCGCGCAGCAGGACCAGCAGCAGGCCCTCGCCTTCGCCGCCGACGTCCGGAGCCGGGCTGCCGGCTTCGGCCGTGACGGCCGGGACATCAAGGTGCTGCCCGGGTTGAGCCCGTACATCGGTGACACCGCTGCAGCGGCCAGGGAGGTGGCCCGCGAGCTGCACAGCCACATCAATCGCCGGTACGGGGAGGCCTACATCGCCGAGTACGCCCAGGTCGATCCGCAGGCGCTCGCGGCCCTGGAGCCGGACGACCGGGTCCCGGTGGAGATCTTCGCCGTCCAGGGGGACGAGTCGGACAACACGGTGAGCCGCCGGACCGTGCTGCGGGACTGGATCCGGGCGACATCGCCGACCCTGCTGGAGCTGCTGGGATTCTTCGCCGGGGCCCGCGGGCACCTGGTGGTGACCGGCACCCCGGTGCAGGTGGCGGACGTGATCGAGCAGTGGTTCACCTCCGGGGCGGCCGACGGGTTCAACATCATGCCGCCCGTCCACCCCGACGGACTGACCGACTTCGTCGACAAGGTCGTGCCGATCCTGCAGGAACGCGGCCTGTTCCGCACCGCCTACACCGGGTCGACGCTGCGCGAGCACTACGGTCTGGCCCGGCCGGAGGTGCACTGGCACCGTGCGGTGCCCGCGGCACTGGCAGCTCCGGGGGAGTAG
- a CDS encoding sulfurtransferase, with protein MSVLISAQELGERISRGEAPVLLDVRWTLGDPHGHDHYREGHLPGAVYVDLDRELASPGDPRDGRHPLPAPADLQAAARRWGLHDGDTVVAYDAVNALAAARAWWLLRWAGFDAVQLLDGGLGAWQAAGLPLETGEVTPPAGDVRLDSGRLPTIPLDGVLAAARSGVLLDARAPERYRGDSEPIDPHAGHVPGAVNAPTGGNLGPDGRFLPAADLRRRFEGLGVHDGVEVGAYCGSGVTATHEIAALAIAGFDAALFPGSWSQWSNHDELPRAVGAER; from the coding sequence ATGAGTGTTCTGATCAGTGCCCAGGAACTGGGCGAGCGGATCTCCCGCGGGGAAGCGCCGGTGCTGCTCGACGTCCGATGGACGTTGGGCGACCCGCACGGCCACGACCACTACCGGGAGGGGCACCTCCCCGGCGCGGTCTACGTCGACCTGGACCGGGAGCTGGCCTCGCCCGGCGATCCCCGGGACGGCAGACACCCGCTGCCCGCTCCGGCCGATCTCCAGGCGGCCGCACGGCGCTGGGGCCTGCACGACGGGGACACTGTGGTGGCGTACGACGCGGTCAATGCGCTGGCGGCGGCCCGGGCCTGGTGGCTGCTCCGTTGGGCCGGGTTCGACGCGGTGCAACTGCTGGACGGCGGGCTGGGGGCCTGGCAGGCCGCCGGGCTGCCCCTGGAGACCGGCGAGGTCACCCCACCGGCCGGTGACGTCAGGCTGGACTCCGGACGGCTGCCCACCATCCCGCTGGACGGCGTGCTGGCGGCGGCACGGTCCGGGGTGCTGCTGGACGCCCGGGCGCCGGAACGCTACCGCGGGGACAGCGAGCCGATCGACCCGCACGCCGGCCACGTTCCCGGTGCGGTGAACGCGCCGACCGGAGGGAACCTGGGGCCCGACGGTCGCTTCCTGCCCGCCGCCGACCTGCGCCGCCGGTTCGAGGGCCTCGGCGTCCATGACGGTGTCGAGGTGGGGGCCTACTGCGGCTCCGGGGTCACCGCCACCCACGAGATCGCCGCGCTAGCGATCGCCGGCTTCGACGCCGCGCTGTTCCCCGGATCCTGGTCACAGTGGTCGAACCACGACGAGCTGCCCCGGGCCGTGGGCGCGGAACGCTAG
- the cysK gene encoding cysteine synthase A, translating into MAPVHDNLTELVGATPLVHLGRLIPEGRVLGKLESLNPGGSVKDRAALAMIRAAEADGRLAPGGTILEATSGNTGIALAWIGTAAGYRVVLVIPEDQSLERRALVRALGAELVLTPAADGMAGANRRAGEILAATPGAWLVGQGGNPANLEAHYRTTGPEIWADTEGEVDIFVGTTGTGGTVTGAGRYLKEQKPDLQVVAVEPAEAPVYNGGDWQPHRIQGIIGGASVPPITDLELFDEVIDIPEEEALEVAREAMRTEGLIAGISAGAALAAARRLAARPENAGKTIVAVLPDTGERYISTDLFAPFRTADEAD; encoded by the coding sequence GTGGCACCCGTCCATGACAACCTCACCGAACTGGTCGGCGCCACCCCGCTGGTGCACCTCGGCCGTCTCATCCCCGAGGGTCGCGTGCTCGGCAAGCTGGAGTCGCTCAACCCCGGCGGCAGCGTGAAGGACCGCGCCGCGCTGGCGATGATCCGGGCCGCGGAGGCCGACGGTCGCCTCGCCCCCGGTGGCACCATCCTGGAGGCCACCAGTGGCAACACCGGGATCGCACTGGCCTGGATCGGCACCGCCGCCGGCTACCGGGTGGTGCTGGTGATCCCGGAGGACCAGTCGCTGGAGCGCCGGGCCCTGGTCCGCGCCCTGGGCGCCGAGCTCGTCCTCACCCCTGCCGCGGACGGCATGGCGGGTGCCAACCGGCGGGCCGGCGAGATCCTGGCCGCAACACCCGGCGCCTGGCTCGTCGGCCAGGGCGGCAACCCGGCCAACTTGGAGGCGCATTACCGCACCACCGGGCCGGAGATCTGGGCCGATACCGAGGGTGAGGTCGACATCTTCGTCGGCACCACCGGAACCGGCGGCACGGTGACCGGGGCGGGGCGCTACCTCAAGGAGCAGAAGCCGGACCTGCAGGTGGTCGCGGTCGAACCGGCGGAGGCGCCGGTGTACAACGGTGGGGACTGGCAGCCGCACCGCATCCAGGGCATCATCGGCGGTGCGTCGGTGCCGCCGATCACGGATCTCGAGCTGTTCGACGAGGTGATCGACATCCCGGAGGAGGAGGCCCTCGAGGTCGCCCGGGAGGCGATGCGCACCGAGGGACTGATCGCCGGGATCAGCGCCGGCGCCGCGCTGGCCGCGGCCCGGCGGCTGGCCGCGCGGCCGGAGAACGCCGGCAAGACAATCGTGGCAGTGCTGCCCGACACCGGCGAGCGCTACATCTCCACCGATCTGTTCGCGCCGTTCCGGACAGCTGACGAAGCGGACTGA
- the glmU gene encoding bifunctional UDP-N-acetylglucosamine diphosphorylase/glucosamine-1-phosphate N-acetyltransferase GlmU, producing MTASDDVTTNGTAGGGVAAVVVLAAGAGTRMKSSRAKVLHEVAGRSMLSWAVDAAEQVDPEHLVVVVGHQREQVEGHLREVAPAVLTAVQEEQKGTGHAVMCGLAPLGEIGGVVVVTYGDVPLLSGETLSAMVEDHRRSGDAITVLTAHVPDPTGYGRIVRGGDAGIARIVEHKDASAAERAIDEINSGIYVFDADILHDGLASLGTDNAQGELYLTDVIAHANAVGRRVGAYVTEDLWQTEGVNNRLQLARMGAEMNRRIGEKWMLAGVTVVDPATTWIEDSVDIAADVTLLPGTSLLGATSIAAGAVIGPDTSLKDVEVGEEATITRSQGLLATVGPRGQVGPFAYLRPGTELGADVRLGAFVETKRAVIGDGAHIAHQAYAADVEIGAGATLCAGTIVANDDGVTKHTTRVGAGAFIGAHSVLVAPVTVSDGAYVAAGSTVTEDVTTQRGTTGTTQGAAGAGGSGLD from the coding sequence GTGACCGCGAGTGACGACGTGACGACGAACGGAACGGCGGGTGGAGGTGTGGCCGCTGTCGTGGTGCTCGCCGCCGGTGCCGGCACCCGGATGAAGTCCTCCCGTGCCAAGGTGCTGCACGAGGTCGCCGGGCGCTCGATGCTCTCCTGGGCGGTCGACGCCGCCGAACAGGTCGACCCGGAGCACCTGGTGGTCGTCGTGGGGCACCAGCGCGAGCAGGTCGAAGGGCACCTGCGGGAGGTCGCCCCGGCCGTGCTGACCGCGGTCCAGGAGGAACAGAAGGGCACCGGCCACGCAGTGATGTGCGGGCTGGCGCCACTGGGGGAGATCGGTGGCGTCGTCGTCGTCACGTACGGTGACGTCCCGCTGCTGAGCGGGGAGACCCTGTCCGCGATGGTCGAGGACCACCGGCGCTCCGGCGACGCGATCACCGTGCTGACCGCGCACGTGCCCGATCCCACCGGCTACGGCCGGATCGTCCGCGGCGGCGACGCGGGCATCGCCCGGATCGTCGAGCACAAGGACGCCTCGGCGGCCGAGCGGGCGATCGACGAGATCAACTCGGGCATCTACGTCTTCGACGCCGACATCCTGCACGACGGGCTGGCCAGCCTCGGCACCGACAACGCCCAGGGCGAGCTCTACCTCACCGACGTGATCGCCCACGCCAACGCCGTCGGCCGGCGGGTGGGGGCGTACGTCACCGAGGACCTGTGGCAGACCGAGGGGGTCAACAACCGGCTGCAGCTGGCCCGGATGGGCGCGGAGATGAACCGGCGGATCGGCGAGAAGTGGATGCTCGCCGGCGTCACCGTGGTCGACCCGGCGACCACCTGGATCGAGGACTCGGTCGACATCGCCGCCGACGTCACCCTGTTGCCCGGCACCAGCCTGCTCGGCGCGACCTCGATCGCGGCCGGTGCGGTGATCGGCCCGGATACCAGCCTCAAGGACGTCGAGGTCGGCGAGGAGGCGACGATCACCCGCTCCCAGGGGTTGCTCGCCACCGTCGGCCCGCGTGGTCAGGTGGGTCCGTTCGCCTACCTGCGCCCGGGCACCGAGCTCGGTGCGGACGTCCGGCTGGGCGCCTTCGTCGAGACGAAGCGTGCGGTGATCGGCGACGGCGCCCATATCGCCCACCAGGCGTACGCGGCGGATGTCGAGATCGGCGCCGGGGCCACGCTGTGTGCCGGTACCATCGTCGCGAACGATGACGGGGTGACCAAGCACACGACGCGTGTTGGTGCCGGTGCCTTCATCGGTGCCCACAGCGTGCTGGTCGCCCCCGTCACGGTCTCCGACGGGGCATACGTCGCCGCCGGATCGACCGTCACCGAGGACGTGACCACGCAGAGGGGCACCACCGGCACCACGCAGGGTGCCGCCGGCGCCGGTGGCTCCGGTCTCGACTGA
- a CDS encoding DUF5615 family PIN-like protein — protein sequence MRLLLDNNLSVRLVELLTAAGHDVEHVRDLGLAVATDAVVLDLPDAHWGA from the coding sequence ATGAGGCTCCTGCTCGACAACAATCTGTCTGTAAGGCTCGTGGAGTTGCTGACCGCAGCGGGTCACGACGTCGAGCACGTGCGTGACCTGGGGTTGGCTGTCGCGACCGACGCGGTTGTCCTGGACTTGCCCGACGCACACTGGGGTGCATGA
- a CDS encoding NADPH-dependent F420 reductase — MALISIIGTGNMGQAIASVVTRGGNELELFGETDAATPVRGDIVVLAVPYPAVDQVLAQRPGQFDGRIVVDITNPLNFETFDSLTVPADSSAAALLAAKLPAARVLKAFNTTFAGTLAAGAVGPLTTTVLIAGDDADAKAALAGVVTAGGLKAIDAGSLRRARELEAIGFLQITLAAGEKISWTGGFGIVA, encoded by the coding sequence ATGGCACTCATCTCGATCATCGGCACCGGCAATATGGGCCAGGCCATCGCAAGCGTTGTCACCAGGGGCGGCAACGAACTGGAGCTGTTCGGCGAGACTGACGCCGCCACCCCGGTCCGTGGTGACATTGTCGTGCTCGCCGTGCCCTACCCGGCGGTCGACCAGGTGCTCGCCCAGCGTCCCGGCCAGTTCGACGGCAGGATCGTGGTCGACATCACCAACCCGTTGAACTTCGAGACTTTCGACTCTCTCACCGTTCCGGCCGACTCCTCGGCCGCCGCCCTGCTCGCCGCGAAGCTGCCGGCCGCACGGGTGCTCAAGGCGTTCAACACCACCTTCGCCGGCACGCTGGCGGCCGGAGCTGTCGGGCCGCTCACCACGACGGTGCTCATCGCCGGTGATGATGCGGATGCCAAGGCCGCTCTTGCCGGCGTGGTCACCGCCGGTGGGCTCAAGGCGATCGACGCCGGTTCGTTGCGGCGAGCGCGGGAACTGGAGGCGATCGGCTTCCTGCAGATCACGCTGGCTGCTGGCGAGAAGATCTCCTGGACCGGCGGTTTCGGGATCGTGGCCTGA
- a CDS encoding N,N-dimethylformamidase beta subunit family domain-containing protein — protein sequence MGSRSGRRGTSAAAICCLLLAGLLVTAACGAPGSAPNDVRTAPASAASTQPWTVAENAKPGTGDWRIPDSAVASDAELCGYADHTSVLSGDTFGLYVTSTLGDVTVAAYRIGSYGGAGARLVWQSPQPIAGVRQPDPVIEADHMVVAKWARTADIATAGWPEGSYLLKLTAGGRSRYVPITVRSRSTAGRLVIVNAVITDQAYNDWGGYSLYDGPGNGRGTRVSFDRPQKGNGAQQFFGDELAAIQLAEGLGVDLAYVTSVDLDREPDLLQGASGMVSMGHDEYWTVAERTAVEKARDTGTSLAFLGANAVYWRVRLEDSPTGDRRVVVGHKDAGADPKKNAVDTTVRWRSQPYPDPENSLTGMLYECFPAYGDLVIQQPDFPLFAGTGVKQGDRVPGVVGIEIDRAYPIPGSPDSLVVVAHSPVTCGTSKHTYSDMTYYSVGTATGGTAGVWATGSMMWVKVLNGPNAKYTITDASVAFVRRVMENAFRQMARGNGRGGVQTTPNLAGLNAPSSTSTGTGGPVDK from the coding sequence ATGGGATCCCGATCCGGCCGGCGCGGCACCTCTGCCGCGGCGATCTGCTGCCTGCTGCTCGCCGGCCTGCTCGTCACCGCCGCCTGTGGCGCCCCCGGCAGCGCACCGAACGACGTGCGCACCGCGCCGGCCTCGGCGGCGTCCACCCAGCCATGGACGGTCGCCGAGAACGCCAAGCCGGGCACCGGAGACTGGCGCATCCCGGACTCCGCCGTCGCCTCCGACGCCGAACTGTGCGGCTACGCCGACCACACCTCGGTGCTTTCCGGCGACACGTTCGGCCTCTACGTCACCTCCACCCTGGGCGACGTCACCGTCGCCGCCTACCGGATCGGGTCGTACGGCGGCGCCGGTGCCCGCCTGGTCTGGCAGTCCCCTCAGCCGATCGCGGGGGTCAGACAACCGGATCCGGTGATCGAGGCCGACCACATGGTCGTCGCGAAGTGGGCGAGAACCGCCGACATCGCCACCGCCGGCTGGCCCGAGGGCTCCTACCTGCTCAAGCTCACCGCCGGCGGCAGGTCCCGCTACGTCCCGATCACCGTGCGCAGCCGGTCGACCGCGGGGCGGCTGGTGATCGTCAACGCCGTCATCACCGACCAGGCGTACAACGACTGGGGCGGCTACTCGCTCTACGACGGGCCGGGCAACGGCCGCGGGACCCGGGTAAGCTTCGATCGCCCGCAGAAGGGCAACGGGGCTCAGCAGTTCTTCGGTGACGAGCTCGCGGCGATCCAGCTCGCGGAGGGTCTCGGCGTCGATCTGGCGTACGTCACGTCGGTGGACCTCGACCGCGAGCCGGACCTGCTGCAGGGCGCCTCCGGGATGGTCAGCATGGGCCACGACGAGTACTGGACCGTCGCGGAGCGTACGGCCGTGGAGAAGGCCCGCGACACCGGGACGTCGCTGGCCTTCCTCGGCGCCAACGCCGTCTACTGGCGGGTCCGCCTCGAGGACAGCCCGACCGGCGATCGCCGAGTGGTGGTCGGCCACAAGGATGCCGGGGCGGACCCTAAGAAGAACGCGGTCGACACCACCGTCAGGTGGCGTTCCCAGCCCTACCCCGATCCGGAGAACTCGCTGACCGGCATGCTCTACGAGTGCTTCCCCGCGTACGGGGACCTGGTGATCCAGCAGCCCGACTTCCCCCTCTTCGCCGGTACCGGAGTGAAGCAGGGCGACCGGGTCCCCGGGGTGGTGGGCATCGAGATCGACCGGGCCTATCCGATCCCGGGCAGCCCCGACTCGCTCGTCGTCGTCGCGCACTCCCCGGTCACCTGCGGCACCTCGAAGCACACGTACTCGGACATGACGTATTACTCGGTGGGTACGGCGACCGGGGGCACGGCGGGCGTCTGGGCGACCGGCTCGATGATGTGGGTCAAGGTGCTCAACGGCCCGAACGCGAAGTACACCATCACCGACGCCTCCGTCGCCTTCGTCCGACGGGTGATGGAGAACGCGTTCCGTCAGATGGCGCGGGGCAACGGGCGCGGTGGGGTGCAGACCACCCCGAACCTGGCCGGGCTCAACGCCCCGTCGTCCACGTCGACCGGAACGGGCGGTCCGGTCGACAAGTAG
- a CDS encoding MFS transporter — protein MSTTDTDVAPALSRRTVTQYAIGSIGTGGFNTLPGLVLLYYLTDVVGIAALAAGVVVAVAKVWDVVIDPVIGSISDRSTALHGSRRPLMRLGAVTIPIFFVLTFAVDRSLPGWLAGAWVTAAFVLAATSFSLFQIPYLALAAEITDRYTERTRLLTWRIVMLTVAILLFGGVAPAIRQQFDDVAVGYLVMAVASALLMGASMWIAGQAATARPTTPGGDRPVRSSIGPVEAYRQGWRAFSSSRPFRALFLSFVLKAIASGLLLAVGQYVATWVLHRESALTWIFLALIGPALLVTPVWGRLADRYGKEPLVYLAGGLFAAATASMIVLVWLPGPWLYVPVAVAGVAYAGLQSLPLSILPDVVAYETRRQHRDLAGVFTGVWTGGETAGLAFGAVLLSVLLQVGGYQASAGVAVTQPASAVVAIVLGLSIIPALLVLISLVVFRGYRLRRRDIEAEPWLGDG, from the coding sequence GTGAGCACCACCGACACCGACGTGGCTCCGGCGCTGTCCCGCCGGACAGTGACCCAGTACGCGATCGGGTCGATCGGCACCGGCGGTTTCAACACCCTGCCCGGCTTGGTGCTGCTGTACTACCTCACCGATGTCGTCGGCATCGCCGCGCTGGCGGCCGGGGTGGTGGTGGCCGTCGCCAAGGTCTGGGACGTGGTCATCGATCCGGTGATCGGCTCGATCAGCGACCGGTCGACCGCACTGCACGGCTCGCGGCGCCCGTTGATGAGGCTGGGAGCGGTCACCATCCCGATCTTCTTCGTGCTCACCTTCGCCGTCGATCGCAGCCTGCCGGGATGGCTGGCCGGAGCCTGGGTGACCGCGGCCTTCGTCCTCGCGGCGACCTCGTTCAGCCTGTTCCAGATTCCTTACCTGGCACTGGCCGCCGAGATCACCGACCGCTACACCGAGCGGACCCGGTTGTTGACCTGGCGGATCGTGATGCTCACGGTCGCGATCCTGCTCTTCGGCGGTGTCGCCCCGGCGATCCGTCAGCAGTTCGATGACGTCGCCGTCGGCTACCTGGTGATGGCAGTCGCCTCGGCGCTGCTGATGGGCGCCTCGATGTGGATCGCCGGCCAGGCCGCCACAGCCCGGCCCACGACGCCCGGGGGAGACCGGCCCGTACGCTCCTCGATCGGTCCGGTGGAGGCCTATCGCCAGGGCTGGCGGGCCTTCTCCAGCAGCCGGCCGTTCCGGGCCCTCTTCCTCTCCTTCGTCCTGAAGGCCATCGCCTCCGGTCTGCTGCTGGCCGTGGGGCAGTATGTGGCCACCTGGGTGCTGCACCGGGAGAGCGCCCTCACCTGGATCTTCCTGGCGCTGATCGGCCCGGCGCTGCTGGTCACCCCCGTCTGGGGTCGGCTGGCCGACCGCTACGGCAAGGAGCCGCTGGTGTACCTGGCCGGTGGCCTGTTCGCTGCGGCCACCGCCAGCATGATCGTGCTGGTTTGGCTGCCAGGCCCCTGGCTGTACGTGCCGGTGGCGGTGGCCGGAGTGGCGTACGCCGGGCTGCAGTCCCTGCCGCTGTCGATCCTGCCCGACGTGGTGGCGTACGAGACCCGGCGCCAGCATCGCGATCTGGCCGGGGTGTTCACCGGCGTGTGGACCGGTGGCGAGACCGCCGGGCTGGCCTTCGGGGCCGTGCTGCTGTCGGTGCTGCTGCAGGTCGGCGGCTATCAGGCCTCGGCCGGGGTGGCGGTGACCCAGCCGGCCTCGGCCGTGGTGGCGATCGTCCTCGGGCTGAGCATCATCCCCGCGCTGCTGGTGTTGATCAGCCTGGTCGTCTTCCGTGGCTACCGGCTGCGCCGCCGCGACATCGAAGCGGAGCCGTGGCTAGGCGATGGATAG
- a CDS encoding LLM class flavin-dependent oxidoreductase yields the protein MTAAAGTRPRPLRRLGFLTLGTFEEDRPAAGHEATLAMIELGERLGYDSAWVRQRHLQHGISSPVAVLAAASQRTSRIELGTAVIPVGLENPLRLAEDLATVDLLSVGRLNPGVSVGPPMRYDDVKEFLYPDSFDREDFTYARVDRLLWAIEGRPVSSFSGRASIVEEFSDHVQPHAPGLRERLWYGAGSLRSARWAGEHAMNLLTSSVVKAGDADAPADFDAIQAGQIRTFRAHHPRGDAARVSQGLVVVPTDSATREQAARYHAYGAERLPRTLRPQGPAQLLFAPDLVGTSAEIAERLQASAAFRLVDEVAFALPFDFAPEDYVQILTDIAEHLAPLLGWHRAATTG from the coding sequence ATGACAGCAGCAGCCGGCACCCGGCCGCGTCCCCTGCGCAGGCTGGGGTTCCTCACCCTCGGCACGTTCGAGGAGGACCGGCCCGCCGCGGGCCACGAGGCCACCCTGGCGATGATCGAGCTCGGTGAGCGGCTCGGCTACGACTCCGCCTGGGTCCGCCAGCGCCACCTCCAGCACGGCATCTCCTCACCGGTCGCCGTGCTCGCTGCGGCGTCGCAGCGGACCTCCCGGATCGAGCTGGGCACCGCCGTCATCCCGGTCGGCCTGGAGAACCCGCTGCGGCTCGCCGAGGACCTCGCCACCGTCGACCTGCTGAGTGTCGGCCGGCTCAACCCGGGGGTGAGCGTCGGGCCGCCGATGCGCTACGACGACGTCAAGGAGTTCCTCTATCCGGACTCCTTCGACCGGGAGGACTTCACCTACGCCAGGGTTGATCGGCTGCTGTGGGCCATCGAGGGCCGTCCGGTGAGCAGCTTCTCCGGCCGGGCGAGCATCGTCGAGGAGTTCAGCGACCATGTCCAGCCACACGCGCCGGGGCTGCGGGAGCGCCTGTGGTACGGGGCGGGCAGCCTGCGCTCGGCCCGGTGGGCGGGGGAGCATGCGATGAACCTGCTCACCAGCAGCGTGGTCAAGGCCGGCGACGCCGATGCCCCGGCCGACTTCGACGCCATCCAGGCTGGGCAGATCCGGACCTTCCGTGCCCACCATCCTCGGGGCGACGCGGCGCGTGTCTCCCAGGGGCTGGTCGTCGTGCCGACCGACTCGGCGACCCGTGAGCAGGCCGCGCGCTACCACGCGTACGGGGCGGAACGGCTGCCGCGGACGCTCCGGCCCCAGGGACCGGCGCAGCTGCTCTTCGCCCCCGATCTGGTCGGTACGTCGGCCGAGATCGCCGAGCGGCTGCAGGCGTCGGCGGCGTTCCGCCTGGTCGACGAGGTCGCCTTCGCGCTGCCCTTCGACTTCGCGCCCGAGGACTACGTCCAGATCCTCACCGATATCGCCGAGCACCTGGCGCCGCTGCTGGGCTGGCACCGGGCTGCGACGACTGGATAG